In the genome of Bradyrhizobium sp. CIAT3101, one region contains:
- a CDS encoding MarR family transcriptional regulator produces the protein MSATRKEGARLRSIGNLDLIRRFTWEISSINMYLEELRQFWARTLGISGPQWLILMAISDLDKDDGVPVNVVSKLLHVDPSFVTTQSKLLEKKGLLRRRPSPTDARVVRLSLVEKTQKHIASLNEQYKTIREFVFQEFDENELTEFTAKLATLKTRLEKACVRISLDF, from the coding sequence GTGTCAGCGACGAGGAAAGAAGGAGCGCGCCTCCGCTCCATCGGCAATCTGGATCTCATCAGGCGATTCACCTGGGAGATATCGTCGATCAACATGTATCTGGAGGAGCTGCGTCAGTTCTGGGCGAGGACGCTGGGCATCAGTGGCCCGCAATGGCTGATTCTGATGGCGATTTCCGACCTCGACAAGGACGACGGCGTCCCCGTCAACGTGGTCTCCAAGCTGCTTCACGTCGACCCGTCCTTCGTCACCACCCAGTCCAAGCTGCTGGAGAAGAAGGGCCTACTGCGCCGCCGCCCCTCACCGACCGACGCCCGCGTGGTGCGGCTGTCGCTGGTGGAAAAGACGCAGAAGCACATCGCGAGCCTCAACGAGCAGTACAAGACGATTCGCGAATTCGTCTTCCAGGAGTTCGATGAGAACGAGCTGACCGAATTCACCGCCAAGCTCGCGACGCTGAAGACCCGGCTGGAAAAGGCCTGCGTCAGGATCTCCCTCGACTTCTGA
- a CDS encoding porin has translation MKVVKSLLLGTAAGLIAVGGAQAADLPVKAKAVEYVKICSLYGAGFYYIPGTDTCIKLGGYLRADAILGGAGDYGFNNSTSSVNGGSNNRVTNYYYSRARFDLNVDTRTATEYGVVRTYADMVFTYDTSNVTGSSPSTISSSTPALGLYHAFIQFAGFTMGRTVSIFDAPWQSYPAGGPDSIPGGSNHVNGVNQFAYTADFGQGITGSLALEEETTASNGQSNLWNVTGFTASSAVNGAGAIVTTSAAANAAAALIQGNYGVQAWGGTRTPDIIGQVRVDQAWGLAQLSVAAKDLHPGYYGTTESSGHPSDKWGWAVQGSLSIKNIPTGAGDVINLQAVYTDGATRYNFQSLFPQSFFMFSGSSAAYQSIGFAGLADGVFGAGGSIDTVKTWGVRGGYTHNWSPNWSSAVYGGYAQLKYGTTGKALICANFASIAGAGATCNPDFNFGVVGVNTVWTPVKNLAFTADLSWSRLDQKYSGTITAPAISTAAKPGAVYELKDQNSVTMMLRAQRNF, from the coding sequence ATGAAAGTGGTGAAGAGCCTTTTGCTCGGCACTGCGGCGGGTCTGATCGCCGTCGGTGGAGCTCAGGCGGCTGATCTTCCGGTCAAGGCCAAGGCGGTCGAATACGTGAAGATCTGCTCGCTGTACGGTGCGGGTTTCTACTACATCCCGGGCACCGACACCTGCATCAAGCTGGGTGGCTACCTGCGCGCTGACGCGATTCTTGGCGGCGCCGGCGACTATGGTTTCAATAACAGCACGAGCTCCGTGAACGGTGGGTCAAACAACCGCGTCACCAACTACTACTACAGCCGCGCCCGTTTCGACCTGAACGTCGACACCCGCACGGCGACCGAGTACGGCGTTGTTCGCACCTACGCCGACATGGTTTTCACCTATGATACGTCCAACGTCACCGGCAGCAGCCCGTCGACGATCTCGTCCAGCACGCCTGCGCTCGGTCTCTACCATGCGTTCATCCAGTTCGCTGGGTTCACCATGGGCCGCACGGTCTCGATCTTCGACGCCCCGTGGCAGAGCTATCCGGCTGGCGGTCCCGATTCCATTCCGGGCGGCTCCAACCACGTCAACGGCGTGAACCAGTTCGCTTATACGGCTGACTTCGGCCAGGGCATCACCGGTTCGCTGGCGTTGGAAGAAGAAACGACGGCGTCGAACGGCCAGTCGAACCTGTGGAACGTCACCGGTTTCACGGCCTCCAGCGCTGTTAACGGCGCGGGTGCCATCGTCACCACCTCTGCTGCTGCAAACGCTGCCGCTGCTCTGATCCAGGGCAACTATGGCGTCCAGGCCTGGGGTGGTACGCGCACGCCGGATATCATTGGTCAGGTTCGTGTCGACCAGGCTTGGGGTCTTGCCCAGCTGTCGGTTGCTGCGAAGGATCTGCATCCCGGCTACTACGGCACCACGGAATCCAGCGGTCATCCGTCGGACAAGTGGGGCTGGGCTGTCCAGGGTTCGTTGTCGATCAAGAACATCCCGACTGGTGCTGGCGACGTTATCAACTTGCAGGCCGTCTACACCGACGGTGCAACGCGCTACAACTTCCAGAGCCTGTTCCCGCAGAGCTTCTTCATGTTCAGCGGCAGCAGCGCGGCGTACCAGAGCATCGGCTTTGCCGGTCTTGCTGACGGCGTGTTCGGCGCTGGCGGCAGCATCGATACCGTCAAGACCTGGGGCGTCCGTGGTGGCTATACCCACAACTGGAGCCCGAACTGGTCGAGCGCCGTCTACGGCGGTTATGCCCAGCTGAAGTACGGTACCACGGGCAAGGCCCTGATCTGCGCCAACTTCGCTTCGATCGCAGGGGCCGGTGCGACCTGTAACCCGGACTTCAACTTCGGCGTCGTCGGCGTCAACACCGTCTGGACCCCGGTCAAGAACCTGGCGTTCACGGCCGACCTGAGCTGGTCGCGTCTGGACCAGAAGTACTCCGGCACGATCACTGCCCCGGCCATTTCGACTGCCGCCAAGCCGGGCGCCGTGTACGAGCTGAAGGACCAGAACTCGGTGACCATGATGCTGCGCGCTCAGCGCAACTTCTAA
- a CDS encoding GcrA family cell cycle regulator — MPVLSPTWTNERIELLKLHFEAGLSCREIAADIGVSRNAVIGKLSRLNLTRSRAVEDRRLERSLAPPARATRTVPRLQYEMLATIYGETDAPVVAGPIDDANRCSLMELGENRCRWPISTPGAEDFCFCGNAAHDGQPYCAGHSRLAYRPNSRARVMRG, encoded by the coding sequence ATGCCTGTTCTCTCACCAACCTGGACCAACGAACGAATTGAACTTCTGAAGCTGCATTTCGAAGCCGGCCTCTCCTGCCGCGAGATCGCCGCCGATATCGGCGTCAGCCGCAATGCGGTGATCGGCAAGCTGTCGCGGCTCAATCTGACGCGCAGCCGCGCGGTCGAAGACCGCAGGCTCGAGCGCAGCCTCGCACCGCCAGCGCGCGCGACGCGAACCGTGCCGCGGCTGCAATACGAAATGCTCGCAACGATCTACGGCGAGACCGATGCGCCTGTGGTGGCAGGTCCAATTGATGACGCCAATCGCTGCTCGCTGATGGAGCTCGGCGAAAACCGCTGCCGCTGGCCGATCTCGACGCCCGGTGCAGAGGATTTCTGCTTCTGCGGCAACGCCGCCCACGACGGACAGCCCTATTGCGCTGGCCACAGCCGCCTCGCCTACCGGCCGAACTCGCGTGCGCGTGTCATGCGCGGCTGA
- a CDS encoding acetamidase/formamidase family protein, which produces MTHHHLHSSPETCHWGFFEAALKPVLTVASGDEVTVDTISGGPDMLPDRSKFHIPPEMFEVHAKNERMLPGHILTGPIAVEGAEPGDVLAVEILDVQLRQDWGWNMIKPLSGTLPDDFHETRILNIPLDRSRMVGRMPWGLDLPLKPFFGVMGVSPPPAWGRISSLVPRAMGGNLDNKELGAGATLYLPVFVPGAMFSCGDGHGVQGDGEVCVTAIETALQGRFRLTLRKDLRFEYPRAETPTHYMTMAMDPDLDQCAVRALRDMIVLLGETRNLSREDSYTLCSLAADLRVTQTVNGSKGIHCMIEKAIVHG; this is translated from the coding sequence ATGACCCATCATCACCTGCATTCAAGTCCCGAAACCTGCCATTGGGGCTTCTTTGAAGCCGCGCTCAAGCCCGTGCTCACCGTCGCCAGTGGCGATGAGGTGACCGTCGACACCATCAGCGGCGGCCCGGACATGCTGCCCGACCGCAGCAAGTTTCACATTCCGCCGGAGATGTTCGAGGTTCATGCCAAGAACGAGCGCATGCTCCCCGGCCACATCCTGACCGGCCCGATCGCGGTCGAAGGGGCCGAGCCCGGCGATGTGCTCGCAGTCGAGATCCTCGACGTCCAGCTTCGCCAGGACTGGGGCTGGAACATGATCAAGCCGCTGTCCGGCACCCTGCCCGACGATTTCCACGAGACGCGGATCCTCAACATTCCCCTGGACCGGTCGCGGATGGTCGGCCGGATGCCGTGGGGCCTCGATTTGCCGCTCAAGCCGTTCTTCGGCGTGATGGGCGTTTCGCCGCCGCCGGCCTGGGGCCGAATCTCCTCGCTCGTTCCGCGCGCCATGGGCGGCAATCTCGACAACAAGGAGCTCGGCGCCGGCGCGACATTGTATCTGCCGGTGTTTGTCCCGGGCGCGATGTTCTCCTGCGGAGACGGTCACGGCGTTCAGGGCGACGGCGAGGTCTGCGTCACCGCGATCGAGACGGCGTTGCAGGGCCGCTTCCGGCTGACGCTGCGCAAGGATTTGAGATTCGAATATCCGCGCGCTGAAACGCCGACCCACTACATGACCATGGCGATGGACCCCGACCTCGACCAATGCGCGGTGCGAGCACTGCGCGACATGATCGTGCTGCTTGGCGAGACGCGAAACCTGTCGCGCGAGGACTCCTATACACTGTGCAGTCTTGCGGCCGATCTGCGGGTGACCCAGACCGTCAACGGCTCCAAGGGCATCCATTGCATGATCGAAAAGGCGATCGTGCACGGCTGA
- a CDS encoding YdcF family protein, with amino-acid sequence MVPINFLVELGIISVVLMATRFAGLGRKLAATTLILLALAAFSPLNNLLLYPLEARFPAWDPSRGAPDGIIVLGGSVDTDLSAAHHTPVVLHAADRFFAPAELARRYPNARVVFTGGTSNLISTDAKEADYSAPILENLGIPKERLILERDSRNTWENAIFTKKLVAPKPGERWLLVTSAFHMPRSMGIFRKAGFDVEAYPVDWRTGGPDDVLSFTNNGADGLERTNVAVREWIGLVAYRLMGRTSELLPGPAKD; translated from the coding sequence GTGGTGCCGATCAATTTTCTGGTCGAGCTCGGGATCATCTCGGTCGTGCTGATGGCAACGCGCTTTGCCGGGCTCGGCCGGAAACTGGCCGCGACCACGCTGATCCTGCTCGCGCTCGCCGCGTTTTCGCCGCTCAACAATCTGCTGCTCTATCCACTGGAGGCACGCTTTCCCGCGTGGGATCCATCGCGGGGCGCGCCTGACGGCATCATCGTGCTGGGCGGCTCGGTTGATACCGACCTGTCGGCCGCACATCACACGCCGGTGGTCTTGCACGCGGCCGATCGTTTTTTCGCGCCGGCCGAGCTTGCACGTCGCTATCCGAATGCGCGCGTCGTCTTCACCGGCGGCACGTCGAACCTGATCTCGACCGACGCCAAGGAGGCCGACTATTCCGCGCCGATCCTGGAAAACCTCGGCATACCCAAGGAGCGCCTGATCCTTGAGCGCGATTCCCGCAACACCTGGGAGAATGCGATCTTCACGAAGAAGCTGGTTGCGCCAAAACCGGGCGAGCGGTGGCTTTTGGTCACGTCCGCCTTCCACATGCCGCGCTCGATGGGAATCTTCCGCAAGGCGGGCTTCGACGTCGAGGCCTATCCCGTAGACTGGCGGACCGGCGGGCCTGATGATGTTCTCTCCTTCACGAACAATGGCGCAGACGGGCTCGAAAGGACCAACGTGGCTGTGCGCGAATGGATCGGCCTCGTGGCCTACCGCCTCATGGGCAGGACCAGCGAGTTGCTTCCCGGGCCGGCCAAGGACTAG
- a CDS encoding DUF169 domain-containing protein — MQQPAADKIDLAGLVADLNSLLRLKTTVIGMKLFAHAADMEAIPKIRRPNAVHTTDQIVSMASRLGWTVGITGDDLVGAQCRAVIGLAPQDEKWLAGENYVGVWHGTAEDARKRQEALDVVPFGQYQALAASPLASGRLDPPDICLVYATPGQMIILINGLQYTGYKKFEWGVVGETACADSWGRALKSGEPSLSLPCYAERRYGGVPDEEMLMALKPAHLAKAIEGMKALAKNGLRYPIPPYGIQSDVRAGMGVSYAKK; from the coding sequence ATGCAGCAGCCAGCCGCTGATAAGATCGATCTTGCCGGCCTCGTGGCCGATCTCAACAGCCTGTTGCGGCTGAAGACCACGGTGATCGGCATGAAGCTGTTCGCCCATGCCGCGGACATGGAGGCGATCCCGAAGATCCGGCGGCCGAATGCAGTCCACACCACCGACCAGATCGTCAGCATGGCCTCGCGCCTGGGATGGACCGTCGGCATTACCGGCGATGATCTCGTCGGCGCGCAGTGCCGCGCGGTGATCGGGCTCGCGCCGCAGGACGAGAAATGGCTCGCCGGCGAAAATTATGTCGGCGTCTGGCACGGCACTGCCGAAGACGCGCGCAAGCGCCAGGAGGCGCTGGACGTGGTTCCGTTCGGGCAATATCAGGCACTCGCGGCCAGCCCGCTGGCGAGCGGGCGGCTTGATCCGCCCGACATCTGCCTCGTTTATGCGACGCCCGGGCAGATGATCATCCTGATCAACGGGCTGCAATATACCGGCTACAAGAAGTTCGAATGGGGCGTGGTCGGCGAGACCGCGTGCGCGGATTCCTGGGGGCGGGCGCTCAAAAGCGGCGAGCCCAGCCTGTCCTTGCCATGCTATGCCGAACGGCGCTATGGCGGCGTGCCGGACGAGGAGATGCTGATGGCCTTGAAGCCTGCGCATCTCGCCAAGGCGATCGAGGGCATGAAGGCGCTGGCCAAGAACGGCCTGCGCTATCCGATCCCGCCCTATGGTATTCAAAGCGACGTCCGTGCCGGCATGGGCGTGAGTTACGCGAAGAAGTAA
- a CDS encoding saccharopine dehydrogenase NADP-binding domain-containing protein has product MSSAKFDIVVYGATGFTGQLVAEYLAAHYKNDKQLKWAMAGRSLDKLKSVRDAIGASADTPLIVADASDAASLKAMAERTMSVITTVGPYQLYGEELLAACVATGTDYFDLCGEPIWMRQMIDKYDAAAKESGARIVFSCGFDSVPFELGAFFVQEEARRVFGAPAARVKGRVRDMRGTLSGGTAASAKATFDAVAKDMSLVAILSDPFALTPGFTGPKQPKGNRPLLEEDLQSWAAPFMMALINTRNVHRSNLLMGFPYGQDFVYDEMVLTGPGEKGEANAKRVMAANAEKTGPSAPKPGEGPSKEERENGLFNLLYVAIAPDGRAVRAGVTGDRDPGYGSTSKMISECAICMLRDVTDVAAGFWTPGAAMQHKLIKRLQDNAGLTFAVEA; this is encoded by the coding sequence ATGAGCTCTGCGAAATTCGACATCGTCGTCTACGGCGCGACCGGTTTCACCGGTCAGCTCGTCGCCGAATATCTGGCGGCGCATTACAAGAACGACAAGCAGCTCAAATGGGCGATGGCGGGTCGCAGCCTCGACAAGCTGAAATCCGTGCGCGACGCGATCGGCGCATCCGCGGACACACCGCTGATCGTCGCCGATGCCTCCGATGCGGCCTCGCTGAAAGCGATGGCGGAGCGGACGATGTCGGTGATCACGACGGTCGGCCCGTACCAGCTCTACGGCGAGGAACTGCTGGCGGCCTGCGTCGCCACCGGCACGGATTATTTCGATCTCTGTGGCGAGCCGATCTGGATGCGGCAGATGATCGATAAGTACGACGCGGCTGCAAAGGAAAGCGGCGCGCGTATCGTGTTCTCCTGCGGCTTCGATTCCGTGCCGTTCGAGCTCGGTGCGTTCTTCGTGCAGGAAGAGGCCAGGCGCGTGTTCGGCGCGCCCGCCGCGCGCGTGAAGGGCCGTGTGCGCGACATGCGCGGCACGCTCTCGGGCGGCACCGCGGCAAGCGCGAAGGCAACTTTCGACGCCGTCGCCAAGGACATGAGCCTCGTCGCGATCCTGAGCGATCCGTTCGCGCTCACGCCGGGCTTCACCGGCCCGAAGCAGCCGAAGGGCAACAGGCCGCTGCTCGAGGAGGATCTGCAATCCTGGGCCGCGCCGTTCATGATGGCGCTGATCAACACCCGCAATGTCCATCGCTCCAACCTGCTGATGGGCTTCCCCTACGGTCAGGACTTCGTCTACGACGAGATGGTTTTGACCGGCCCCGGCGAGAAGGGCGAGGCCAATGCCAAGCGCGTGATGGCGGCCAACGCCGAGAAGACCGGTCCGAGTGCGCCGAAGCCGGGTGAGGGCCCCTCGAAGGAGGAGCGCGAGAACGGGCTCTTCAATCTGCTCTATGTCGCGATCGCGCCCGACGGCCGTGCGGTCCGGGCCGGTGTCACCGGCGACCGCGATCCCGGCTACGGTTCGACCTCGAAGATGATCTCCGAATGCGCGATCTGCATGCTGCGCGACGTCACCGACGTCGCCGCCGGCTTCTGGACGCCGGGCGCAGCGATGCAGCACAAGCTGATCAAGCGGCTTCAAGACAATGCGGGGCTGACGTTCGCCGTGGAAGCATGA
- a CDS encoding saccharopine dehydrogenase NADP-binding domain-containing protein has product MSATFDIVLYGATGYTGQLVAEYLAAHYAGQGAPTWAMAGRGRDKLASVRDAIGAPKDTPLIVADAADPASLRAMVDQAKLIVTTVGPYQLYGSDLLAACVASGTDYIDLCGEPIWLKQMIDRHEAAAKASGARIIFSCGFDSIPFELGAFFVQEEARRVFGTPAPRVKGRVRALSWKFSGGTSASARVTFAAVAQDLSLVSILKNPFAFTPGFEGPKQPRGNKPVFEEDLQSWSAPFAMATLNTRNVHRSNMLMGFPYGRDFVYDEMVLTGPGDEGQANARLVMAANSEKTGPEALKPGEGPSKEERENGHYDLLYVAIAPDGRQVRAAVKGDLDPGYASTAKMISECAICLLRDAQDVPAGLWTPGAAMQGKLIKRLVDHAGLRFEVEAQA; this is encoded by the coding sequence ATGTCGGCGACGTTCGATATCGTCCTCTATGGCGCAACGGGCTACACCGGCCAGCTCGTGGCCGAGTACCTCGCTGCGCACTATGCCGGTCAGGGGGCGCCGACATGGGCGATGGCCGGGCGCGGCAGAGACAAGCTCGCATCTGTTCGCGACGCGATCGGCGCACCCAAGGACACGCCGCTCATCGTGGCCGACGCCGCCGATCCTGCATCGTTACGCGCGATGGTCGATCAGGCGAAACTGATCGTCACCACCGTCGGTCCGTACCAGCTTTACGGGTCCGATCTGCTTGCCGCCTGCGTCGCATCTGGCACCGACTACATCGATCTCTGCGGCGAGCCGATCTGGCTGAAGCAGATGATCGACAGGCATGAGGCGGCCGCCAAGGCGAGCGGCGCGCGCATCATATTCTCATGCGGCTTCGATTCCATTCCGTTCGAACTGGGTGCGTTCTTTGTCCAGGAGGAAGCCAGGCGCGTGTTCGGAACGCCGGCGCCGCGCGTCAAGGGGCGGGTCCGCGCTCTCAGCTGGAAGTTCTCCGGCGGCACCTCGGCGAGCGCACGGGTCACCTTCGCAGCGGTGGCGCAGGATCTCAGCCTGGTGTCGATCCTCAAGAACCCCTTCGCCTTCACGCCCGGCTTCGAAGGACCCAAGCAACCACGCGGCAACAAGCCTGTTTTTGAGGAAGACCTGCAGTCCTGGTCCGCTCCGTTCGCGATGGCGACGCTCAATACGCGCAACGTCCATCGCTCCAACATGCTGATGGGATTTCCGTATGGCAGGGACTTTGTCTACGACGAGATGGTGCTGACGGGACCGGGAGATGAAGGCCAGGCCAACGCCAGGCTCGTGATGGCCGCCAACAGCGAAAAGACCGGCCCCGAGGCGCTCAAGCCCGGCGAGGGGCCGTCGAAGGAGGAGCGGGAGAACGGTCATTACGACCTGCTCTACGTCGCGATCGCACCCGATGGCCGTCAGGTTCGCGCGGCCGTGAAGGGCGATCTCGATCCCGGCTATGCGTCAACGGCGAAGATGATTTCCGAATGCGCGATCTGCCTGCTGCGCGACGCGCAGGACGTGCCGGCCGGACTCTGGACGCCGGGCGCAGCGATGCAGGGCAAGCTGATCAAGCGGTTGGTCGATCACGCCGGGCTGAGGTTTGAGGTCGAAGCCCAGGCATAG
- a CDS encoding FAD-dependent monooxygenase, with protein sequence MPHRPRKALIIGAGIAGPVAAILLRRAGIESAIYEAWPYSKGIGGGLQIAPNGMQVMDEIGLAGELISRGSIAESFDFYSQGGDRLGSINRDMARRFGQPAVNVCRATLNEMLIDKAWCACVSLYFDKRLIKIEDRGDQPIIAYFADGTTAEGDFLIGADGVHSITRRQVVPDGPTPFNTGLLGFGGFVPHAILDGRTIGRHVETTFGQSGFFGYGYCSPDPKDGVMWWSTQPAHGMDAAMFRALDQQTLKQHLRGFHHGWHDPIPDIIEAAENIVITDTLDVATLPTWSRKRSLLIGDAAHATSPHAGQGASLALEDAMRLARLMQEGQELTATFQAFEAERRPRAEKIVAIARRNGNNKREFSATGAWVRNQMMKWLLPLGSKSMDFMYAYDARAA encoded by the coding sequence ATGCCTCATCGTCCCCGCAAAGCCCTCATCATCGGCGCCGGCATCGCCGGGCCCGTTGCCGCGATCCTGCTGCGCCGAGCCGGCATCGAATCCGCGATCTACGAAGCCTGGCCCTACTCCAAAGGCATCGGCGGCGGCCTCCAGATCGCGCCGAACGGCATGCAGGTGATGGACGAGATCGGGCTTGCGGGAGAGCTGATCAGCCGTGGCTCGATCGCGGAGTCCTTCGACTTCTATTCGCAAGGGGGCGACAGGCTCGGCTCGATCAACCGCGACATGGCGCGCCGCTTCGGCCAGCCCGCGGTCAATGTCTGCCGCGCCACGCTGAACGAGATGCTGATCGACAAGGCCTGGTGCGCCTGCGTCTCGCTCTATTTCGACAAGCGCCTGATCAAGATCGAGGATCGCGGCGACCAGCCGATCATCGCCTATTTCGCCGACGGCACCACCGCCGAGGGCGATTTCCTGATCGGCGCCGACGGCGTGCACTCGATCACGCGACGCCAGGTGGTGCCTGACGGGCCAACGCCCTTCAACACGGGCCTGCTCGGATTCGGCGGTTTCGTGCCCCACGCGATCCTCGACGGCCGAACGATCGGCCGGCATGTCGAAACGACGTTCGGACAGAGCGGCTTCTTCGGATATGGCTATTGCAGCCCCGACCCGAAGGACGGCGTGATGTGGTGGAGCACGCAGCCGGCACACGGCATGGATGCCGCGATGTTCCGCGCGCTCGACCAGCAGACGCTGAAGCAGCATCTGCGCGGCTTCCATCACGGCTGGCATGATCCGATCCCTGATATCATCGAGGCGGCCGAGAACATCGTAATCACCGACACGCTCGATGTCGCGACCTTGCCGACCTGGTCACGCAAGCGCTCGCTGCTGATCGGCGATGCCGCGCATGCAACCAGCCCCCATGCCGGCCAGGGCGCCTCGCTCGCGCTGGAGGATGCGATGCGGCTCGCGCGATTGATGCAGGAGGGCCAGGAACTGACCGCCACCTTCCAGGCCTTCGAGGCCGAGCGGCGCCCCCGCGCCGAGAAGATCGTCGCGATCGCCCGCCGCAACGGCAACAACAAGCGCGAATTCAGCGCCACCGGTGCCTGGGTCCGCAATCAGATGATGAAATGGCTGTTGCCGCTGGGCTCGAAGAGCATGGATTTCATGTACGCGTATGACGCGCGGGCGGCGTAG
- a CDS encoding MarR family transcriptional regulator — translation MRRSSAQGVLYGQAVANVAGIANSDLECMDILYLEGRVTAGRLAEVTGLTTGAITGVVDRLEKAGLVRRERDEADRRKVFIAVVPETAMKIGELYVPMQQAMEKVWSAYSDDELRLLLRFANEGYKGVLAATAALKGLLDTPPEKRPALKLKKHPR, via the coding sequence ATGCGGCGGTCGTCGGCGCAGGGCGTGCTCTATGGGCAAGCCGTTGCGAACGTGGCCGGAATTGCCAACTCCGACCTCGAATGCATGGACATCCTCTATCTCGAGGGGCGCGTGACCGCGGGCCGGCTCGCCGAGGTGACGGGGCTCACGACCGGCGCCATCACCGGCGTGGTCGATCGGCTCGAGAAAGCCGGCCTCGTGCGCCGTGAGCGGGACGAGGCCGATCGGCGCAAGGTCTTCATCGCCGTCGTGCCGGAGACGGCCATGAAAATCGGCGAGCTTTATGTGCCGATGCAGCAGGCTATGGAGAAGGTCTGGAGCGCCTATTCCGACGACGAACTGCGCCTACTGCTGCGTTTTGCCAATGAGGGTTACAAGGGCGTGCTCGCGGCGACCGCGGCGCTGAAGGGCCTGCTCGATACGCCGCCGGAGAAGCGGCCCGCGCTCAAGCTGAAGAAGCATCCTCGCTAA
- a CDS encoding O-antigen ligase family protein has translation MAYAATAGGMKLAAPAAPGVLALQRALVWLVGASGAIVFIEPSPYEIATLLATVAFFATGLRLKLVLMPLVLALVLLNVGYTISAIPLLDQSEVASWIATSWYMAVTVVFFAMVTSEDTAARLDMLRRGLVVGAMIASLSAIAGYFNLVPGGHDLLTLYERARGTFKDPNVLGAFLILPALFALQSVVSDKFAKALRNVIAFGIMSLAILLAFSRAAWGGLVLTSAFMLALMVLTSRTNAQRSRIIIMAIVAVVLGLALIAVLLSFDSVAEMFKQRASFDQSYDEGRFGRFGRHILGAEMALDLPFGIGPLQFHRFFPEDTHNSYLNAFMSGGWLSGVCYPALVFTTVITGFRHIFVRVPWQRAYLAVFSAFVGTVGESFVIDTDHWRHFWMMLGAMWGMIAAAQAYKIRDMTVPMESER, from the coding sequence ATGGCCTATGCGGCGACAGCCGGTGGAATGAAATTGGCCGCACCGGCCGCGCCCGGCGTGCTGGCGCTGCAGCGCGCGCTGGTGTGGCTGGTCGGCGCGTCCGGTGCGATCGTCTTCATCGAGCCGAGCCCCTACGAGATCGCGACACTGCTCGCCACCGTCGCCTTCTTCGCCACCGGCCTGCGGCTCAAGCTCGTGCTGATGCCGCTGGTGCTGGCCCTGGTCCTGCTCAATGTCGGCTACACCATCAGTGCGATTCCGCTGCTCGACCAGTCCGAGGTCGCAAGCTGGATCGCGACCTCCTGGTACATGGCGGTGACCGTGGTGTTCTTCGCCATGGTGACCTCCGAGGACACCGCGGCGCGGCTGGACATGCTGCGCCGCGGCCTCGTGGTCGGCGCGATGATCGCCTCGCTTTCGGCGATCGCCGGCTATTTCAACCTCGTTCCCGGCGGTCACGATCTCCTGACGCTTTACGAGCGCGCACGCGGCACCTTCAAGGACCCGAACGTGCTTGGCGCATTCCTGATCCTGCCGGCGCTGTTTGCGCTCCAGAGCGTGGTCTCCGACAAGTTCGCCAAGGCGCTCCGCAACGTCATAGCCTTCGGCATCATGTCGCTGGCGATCCTGCTCGCCTTCTCCCGCGCCGCCTGGGGCGGGCTGGTCCTGACCTCGGCCTTCATGCTGGCGCTGATGGTGCTGACCAGCCGCACCAATGCGCAGCGCTCGCGCATCATCATCATGGCCATCGTTGCAGTGGTGCTGGGCCTCGCCCTGATCGCGGTGCTGCTGTCGTTCGACTCCGTCGCCGAGATGTTCAAGCAGCGCGCGAGCTTCGACCAGAGCTACGACGAAGGCCGCTTCGGCCGGTTTGGCCGGCACATTCTCGGCGCGGAGATGGCGCTCGACCTGCCGTTCGGCATCGGTCCTCTGCAGTTCCACCGCTTCTTCCCCGAAGACACCCACAATTCCTATCTGAACGCCTTCATGTCCGGCGGCTGGCTCTCCGGCGTGTGCTATCCCGCGCTGGTCTTCACCACCGTCATCACGGGCTTCCGCCACATCTTCGTCCGCGTGCCCTGGCAGCGCGCCTATCTGGCGGTGTTCTCGGCCTTCGTCGGCACGGTCGGCGAAAGTTTCGTGATCGACACCGACCACTGGCGGCACTTCTGGATGATGCTGGGCGCGATGTGGGGCATGATCGCGGCCGCACAGGCCTACAAGATCAGGGACATGACCGTTCCGATGGAATCGGAACGGTAA